A single genomic interval of Myxosarcina sp. GI1 harbors:
- a CDS encoding lasso peptide isopeptide bond-forming cyclase gives MSAILGIYNLDSNPVNTANLDKMLEILAHRGADRTGQWHEGAIGLGHRMLWHTPESLQEKLPLVSRNSNYVITADARIDNREELISALLLNRYLQETISDSEIILAAYKKWGKQCSEKLLGDFAFAIWDKSQQSIFCARDHFGVKPFYYYYLPKKAFIFASEIKGILCLPEVSSQLNETRVGDYLEAMFEDRSITFYQNIYRLAPSHCLTVSSHKFRLEKYYVLDAKYELHLSSEREYIAAFDDIFTRAVSCRLRGAFPVGSFLSGGLDSSSITSVASQILARQNTPLKTFSAIFDKITQCDERVYINEILACNSVIPSYVRADQLSPLGDIDRVLWHQDEPFYAPNLFIHWSLYKSAKQQGVRIILDGFLGDTTVSHGWPYLIELARKFRWITLLKEIQSATKRNGGSTQEWLKHYLWQYSLKPWVSENLRQAWRKLKGYQIESPKLDPIVNSDFARNIKLLDRIQAFSQNRSQIFWTAREYHHQDIISGANSFALEGINKAASAFGIEARFPFTDKRLVEFCLAIPPQEKFHNGWIRYLMRRALAKYLPPKVQWRTDKGNLYPNFHHGLSTLDRQCIEGVLITKSSSIERFIDTKVLNRAYQNFNDCGLEDDAALLWIATTLGLWLCKEEF, from the coding sequence TTGAGCGCCATTTTGGGGATATATAACCTTGATAGTAATCCAGTTAACACAGCAAATCTAGACAAAATGCTAGAGATTCTTGCCCATCGTGGAGCTGATAGAACTGGTCAATGGCATGAAGGGGCGATTGGTTTAGGGCATCGGATGTTATGGCATACTCCAGAATCACTTCAGGAGAAACTGCCGTTAGTTAGTCGTAATAGCAATTACGTGATTACTGCTGATGCTCGGATTGATAATCGAGAAGAACTAATTTCAGCTTTATTATTAAACAGATACCTCCAAGAAACCATATCCGATAGTGAAATAATTTTGGCTGCTTACAAAAAATGGGGTAAGCAATGCTCCGAAAAGCTATTGGGTGATTTTGCTTTTGCTATTTGGGATAAATCTCAGCAATCAATATTTTGTGCCAGAGATCATTTTGGTGTAAAGCCTTTTTATTATTATTATCTTCCCAAAAAAGCGTTTATTTTTGCTAGTGAAATCAAAGGTATTTTATGTCTGCCTGAAGTATCTAGCCAGTTAAATGAGACTAGAGTGGGTGACTATCTAGAAGCGATGTTTGAGGATCGGTCGATTACTTTTTATCAAAATATTTATCGACTTGCTCCCAGTCATTGTTTGACGGTATCTTCACATAAATTTCGGCTAGAAAAATATTATGTTCTCGATGCTAAATATGAATTACACCTTAGTTCAGAGCGAGAATATATTGCCGCGTTTGATGATATTTTTACTCGAGCCGTAAGCTGCCGACTTCGGGGTGCTTTTCCTGTAGGCTCATTTCTCAGTGGTGGTCTTGATTCGTCCTCTATTACTAGCGTGGCAAGTCAAATTTTAGCTAGGCAAAATACCCCATTAAAAACATTTTCTGCCATATTTGATAAGATTACTCAATGTGATGAGCGTGTTTATATTAATGAGATTTTAGCTTGCAATTCAGTCATCCCTAGCTACGTAAGAGCAGACCAACTTAGTCCGCTTGGGGATATAGATCGTGTCCTTTGGCATCAGGATGAACCTTTTTATGCTCCCAATCTTTTTATCCATTGGAGTTTATATAAAAGTGCCAAGCAACAAGGGGTAAGGATTATATTAGATGGGTTTTTGGGAGATACTACCGTATCTCATGGCTGGCCATACTTAATCGAACTGGCACGTAAGTTTCGCTGGATAACTTTGTTAAAAGAAATCCAATCGGCAACAAAGCGAAATGGAGGCTCTACGCAAGAATGGCTCAAACATTATCTATGGCAATATAGTCTCAAACCTTGGGTTTCGGAAAACTTACGTCAGGCATGGCGCAAACTCAAGGGTTATCAAATTGAATCACCTAAACTCGATCCAATTGTCAACTCTGATTTTGCGAGAAACATCAAACTTCTAGACAGAATTCAAGCATTTTCACAAAATCGGTCTCAAATATTCTGGACTGCCAGAGAATATCATCATCAAGATATTATAAGTGGAGCCAATTCATTTGCTCTTGAAGGTATTAATAAGGCTGCTTCAGCTTTTGGTATTGAAGCAAGATTTCCTTTCACAGATAAGCGATTAGTTGAATTCTGTTTGGCTATCCCGCCTCAAGAAAAATTCCACAATGGCTGGATTCGATATTTAATGCGTCGCGCCCTGGCAAAGTACTTACCGCCAAAAGTACAGTGGCGTACCGATAAAGGTAATCTTTACCCTAATTTTCATCATGGGTTGAGTACTTTAGATCGGCAATGTATAGAAGGAGTATTGATTACGAAATCTTCTTCAATCGAGCGATTTATTGACACGAAGGTATTAAATCGAGCTTATCAAAATTTTAACGACTGCGGCTTGGAAGACGATGCTGCTCTGTTATGGATAGCAACAACTTTAGGTTTGTGGCTATGTAAAGAAGAATTTTAG
- a CDS encoding lasso peptide biosynthesis B2 protein, which translates to MKQVLNFIDLTGKERRLLIDTFVLLGLIRLGLWLLPYGTLSYLLDKVRQQFFNYQKVSHIELDKILWAIDLCSRYWFREVKCLAKALTTQTLMSSYGYCSQLQIGVAKNRSGNLEAHAWIENEGKIVIGYLPDLSRFTPLTTWSEKES; encoded by the coding sequence ATGAAGCAAGTACTTAATTTTATTGACTTGACAGGAAAGGAACGCAGATTATTAATTGATACTTTTGTCTTATTGGGCTTGATACGATTAGGATTGTGGTTGCTTCCTTATGGAACTTTGAGTTACTTGTTAGACAAGGTTCGCCAGCAATTTTTCAATTATCAAAAAGTATCTCATATTGAGTTAGATAAAATTCTTTGGGCGATTGATTTGTGTAGCCGATATTGGTTTAGAGAGGTTAAATGTTTGGCCAAAGCCTTAACTACACAAACTCTAATGAGCAGTTATGGTTACTGTTCCCAACTACAAATCGGCGTAGCTAAAAACAGAAGTGGTAATTTAGAGGCTCATGCTTGGATTGAAAACGAAGGCAAAATAGTAATTGGTTATCTTCCTGACCTTTCTCGCTTTACTCCCTTGACAACTTGGAGTGAAAAAGAAAGTTGA
- a CDS encoding PqqD family peptide modification chaperone, which translates to MNQSFFLSSFKNNKLKIIAAKGQIAAEMDGELLILNSNSGIYYGLNPIGQTVWNLIQQPKTFAEVRDAILTKYEVSSERCQSDLLSLLEQLQSKGLILISNEAST; encoded by the coding sequence GTGAATCAAAGCTTTTTTCTATCTTCATTTAAAAACAATAAGCTAAAAATAATAGCAGCCAAAGGTCAGATTGCTGCCGAGATGGATGGCGAACTATTAATTCTCAATAGCAATTCAGGAATATACTATGGCCTAAATCCTATTGGACAAACTGTTTGGAATCTCATTCAACAGCCAAAAACTTTTGCCGAAGTTCGAGATGCTATTTTGACAAAATACGAAGTCAGTTCAGAACGATGTCAAAGTGACTTGTTATCTTTGCTCGAACAATTACAATCTAAAGGTTTAATCCTAATAAGCAATGAAGCAAGTACTTAA